A region of the Sodalis ligni genome:
ATCTATGAGCAGCTCGGTTTGGCGGAGGAGCGCTGGAGCGATGAGCAGCTGATTGATTTTATGGTGAACAATCCGATTTTAATCAACCGTCCTATCGTTGTCACCCCGCTGGGCACCCGGCTGTGCCGTCCCAAGGAGCGCGTGCTGGACATTTTACCCCATGGCTGAGCAGTCGGGACAACTCGGTAGGGCATCTGTCAGGTCCGCTAATGATTAGTTTTTGAGCGAACTCACAGAATTCACATCCGGCGGCGCGGCGTGCTTGTTAAATTTCCGGTCTCGCTTCATTATCGTAACCCGTACTTGGTTTCAGATTGTCAGCTAACTAAAACCTAAATCTCCTGTTTCTATTGCCCTGGCAGTGGCGGACAAGCGGTTTAGGTTTTTGCTTTATACTACCTGATTAAATCCGAGAACAATGACGTCAATATGACATGGTATGAACAATGTTAAATTGTGCTATCCGCGGGCCGTATCTCTTTTCCCTTATTCCATATCGTATTTAATCCTGTTTTATCCCTGCGGCCGCATAAGCGGCGGTAAAACGCCATTGGCTTGTTTTTATGTTGAAACGACCGTTTTTGTCGACGTTTATGCCGGATTATTTCTTTTGGTCAGTGGTTTATTGGGTTTTGTTAAACATTTATTAAAATTCACCTAATAAGGGCAGTAAAGCAGTGTTAATGCCTGAAGTTGGTGCATAAAAATACCCGATAGGGGCGTCAGGGAGTGACAAGACGATAAATTTCTATTTAAATTATTGATATAAATCTTATTTTTAGATATTCCCTCTTTGGCACGGCCTGTGCTTGATGTGGTTATCCCGCTGACGCCAGCACCATGTTTGTCTAAAGAGTAACAGACAGCCGCTGCCGGTGAGGCCGATCCCTAGACAGCTCACTTTATCGAGGCGCTTAAAATGGAAATTCAAAAACCCTACCTGTTGTTTCTGGCTGATGCCCACGATCGGCTGGCGGCAAAAGTCGCCACCGGCATTCGCTACTGGCATCCGGAATATTGCGTCGGTCAACTGAGGATGGCGGGTTGCCAGGTGGATTGCGAACTGCCTGATCTGGATATAGACGCCGCCGCGGCCAAAGGCGCCAAGACGCTGGTGGTGGGAGTGGCCAATCGCGGCGGCGTTATCAGCGAAAGTTGGGTGGCGCTGCTGCAACAGGCGCTGGAAAGGGGCATGGATTTGGCGGCGGGATTGCATAACCGTCTGTCCGATGTGCCGGTATTGAAAGAGACCGCCCGGCGCCTGGGGCGCAGCCTGTTCGACGTGCGCCACACCAGCGCGGTCCTGCCGGTGGGCAGCGGGCGTAAACGCAGCGGCAAACGCCTGCTGCCGGTGGGTACCGATTGCTCCTGCGGCAAAATGTATACCGCCCTGGCCATTGAAAAGGCGCTGCTGGCCCGTGGGCAAAAGGCG
Encoded here:
- the dgcN gene encoding N-acetyltransferase DgcN; its protein translation is MEIQKPYLLFLADAHDRLAAKVATGIRYWHPEYCVGQLRMAGCQVDCELPDLDIDAAAAKGAKTLVVGVANRGGVISESWVALLQQALERGMDLAAGLHNRLSDVPVLKETARRLGRSLFDVRHTSAVLPVGSGRKRSGKRLLPVGTDCSCGKMYTALAIEKALLARGQKATFRATGQTGILVSGAGISIDAVVADFIAGAVEVLAPDNEPDHWDVIEGQGSLFHPSFAGVTTGLIHGAQPDALVLCHEPTRTAMRGVDYPLPDLADCMALNLQMAQLTNPLARFVGISINSAHLSEPKALEYMADLERQFGLPVADPFRQGVDRIIDNL